The region AGGATGTCGCCATCGGACAGGATGAAATTGAAGCTGCCGTTGGCGGCGATCTCGCCGGCGATCTCGGTGATCGCCGCGCGCAGCACGCCGCGTGCCGGTTCGCCGTCGGGAAAGCGTGCGCGCAGCGCGCCCAGCAGGTGACAGAAAGCCTGTTCGCTGTCGGTGTCGCCGGTGGTCGAGTAGTGTGCGCTGGCCGGCGTGTGCCAGGGTTTCAGTTCGCCATTGTGCGCGAACGACCAGGTCTTGCCCCACAATTCGCGGGCAAACGGATGCGTGTTTTCCGGCGCGATGCGGCCGTGCGTGGCCTTGCGGATATGCGCGACGATGTTTTTTGCCTTGACGGGTTTCTCGTGCAACTGCTGCGCCAATGGCGAATCGATGGCGGCCAGGTGGTCGGTCAGCAGGGTGCAGCCTTCGCTGGAGTGGAAAGCGATGCCCCAGCCGTCGCGGTGCTCACCCGTGCGGCCGCCCCGTTCCGTAAAACCGGCGAACGAAAAACCCAGGGCGGCGGGCTTGCTGCTGTTCATGGCGAGTAACTGGCACATACTTGATTCCTCCTGCTGCTATCGGTACAGGATCACAGTAAGGGCAGCGGGGCCGGGCGAAAAGGATTTTTTCCGCATATGCATATGCCGTTGCACCGTGGCCACGCTTATTTGTTATCCGTATATCAAATGGTGAAAGCATTCGTTCATGTTTGCGCGGCGCTGGCTTAATCTGCACGCTTAGTCACCGGGCCTCCCCAAGGGGAAGACGGTGTAGCCCGATATCAAGGAGTCAGCATGCCATTTCCCGTCCTCAAGAATTACCTGGCCCGTTTGTCGCACCAGACGCAAGCCGGCACCAGTGTCTGGCTGGACGAGGAGGGCAGGGCGCTGGGCCGCTTTTTCAATTGCACCATGACCAGCGCCTTCCAGCCGCTGCGCGAGTTGGAAAGCGGCAAGGTGCTGGCCTTCGAAGGCCTGGCGCGCAGCGTGTCGAAGGCCGACGAAGGGCTGTCGCTGTGGCGTTTGCTCGACCACGCGGCCAGCGACGATGAATCGGTGGAGCTGGACCGCCTGTGCCGCATGCTGCATGCGATTAACTTTTTCCGACAGCCCGAGGCCGAACAGGCCGACCTGTACCTGAATGTGCATGATCGCCTGCTCAGTGCGGTGAGCAGCAACCACGGCCACGCCTTCCAGCGCATTCTCGACGCGCTGGGCCTGCCGATCGAGCGCATCGTGCTGCAACTGCCCACCGTCACCGCCAACCAGAGCTGGCTGTTGAACTATGTGGCCGACAATTACCGCCGCAACGGCTTTCGCCTGGCGATCAATGTCAACAGCGTCAACGAAGCCATCGGCCTGCTGGAACGCCTGCATCCGCACAGCTTCAAGCTGGACGCGGGCAACCTCAGCGATGAAACCGCGGCCGCCAATTTTGTCACCCTGTGCCATGCGGCAAAGATCCGCGTGATCTTCAAGCGCCTCGACACGCCCGCCGCGCTGCAGGCCCTGAGTCGCATCGCCGCTGCCACCGGGCTGCCGATCGTGGCCCAGGGCTATCTGCTCGACAAGCCCCTGAGCTCGCTGGCCGTGGCCCACGCGGCCCACCCGTCCGCCTTGCGCTCGCCTGTCGCCGCCTGAGCAATACCATCCCGCCGGCGCCCATCCCCGGGCGCCAGCCCCCGCACTTCTCCCCGCACTGATCGCATCCGCCGTTTCGTTCCTTTATACCGGTATCCGTTTTTTGCGTGACGCGCCGTTGCCGCGCTGATTGCCTGCGCCGCTGCCGAAATCGGATAGCGGCCGCCGCCGCACGCCTTTACAGTCGTTTCCAGCATCAACGCTTCCCCCCAACCGGCCCGCGCAGCGCCATCATGCGCCGGCCATGCCGCAACCGTGGCCAGCAGAGGAAATCCACATGAAACACAGTTTGTTGAAAGCCGCCTTGTTCTCCACCATGTTTGCCGGCCTGTCCGGCGGCGCGGCGCATGCCGCCGAGCAGATCAAGGTGGGATTTTTGACCACCCTGTCCGGCCCGGGCGGCGCGCTGGGCGCCGATATCCGCGACGGTTTCGAACTGGCCGTCAGGCACGCCGGTGGCAAGCTCGGCGGCCTGCCGATCGCGCTGAACATACGCGACGACCAGATGAGCCCGGACGTGGGCCGCCAGGAAACCGAGCGCCTGCTGAAGCGCGACAAGGTCGACGTGATGACGGGCACGGTGTTTTCCAATGTGCTGCTGCCGGTGCTGCCGGGCATCCTGGCCAGCGACACCGTGTACCTGTCGGCCAATACCGGACCGGCCGACTACGCGGGCGCCAAGTGCAACAAGAATTTCTACGTGGTGTCGTGGCAGAACGAGGACCTGCCGGCCGCGATGGGCAAGTACGTGTCCGAAAAAGGCCATAAAAGCGTGTTCCTGATCGGCGCCAATTACCCGGGCGGACGCGAGTCGCTGACCGGCTTCAAGCGCTATTACAAGGGCAAGCTGGCCGACGAGGTCTACGTCAAGATGGGCCAGCTGGACTTTTCCGCCGAACTGGCGCAGGCGCGCGCCTCGGGCGCCGACGCGGTGTTTTTCTTCCTGCCCGGCGGCATGGGCGGCGCGTTCTTGAAACAGATGGCCGGGACCGGTTTGAACAAGACCATGGCCGTCTACACGCCGGGATTCTCGGGCGACCAGGACACCATCAAGGCGGTCGGCCCGTCGATGACGGGCCTGCTGAATGCCTCGCAATGGTCGAGCGACCTGGACAACCCGGCCAACCAGCGCTTCGTGGCCGACTTCGAAAAGCAGTATGGCCGCATTCCCACCATGTACGCGGCGCAGGGCTATGACGCCGGCATGCTGCTCGACGGCGCCGTGCGCGACGTCAAGGGCAAGATCGAGGACAAGGAGGCATTCCGCAAAGCGCTGCGCGCGGCCAGCTTCAAGTCGGTGCGCGGCGCCTTCAAGTTCAACACCAACCAGTATCCGATCCAGAGCTTCTACATGCGCCAGGTGGCCGTCGATGCGCGCGGCCGCCTGAGCAACAAGATCGTCGGCACCATCATGCAGGACTACAGCGACCCGTTTGCGGCCAGCTGCAAGATGAATTGAGCAAGGAAAACACGATGAGCTATACCAACTATACCAACGACCATATCGCCGCCCTGGTGCG is a window of Janthinobacterium sp. J1-1 DNA encoding:
- a CDS encoding EAL domain-containing protein, producing the protein MPFPVLKNYLARLSHQTQAGTSVWLDEEGRALGRFFNCTMTSAFQPLRELESGKVLAFEGLARSVSKADEGLSLWRLLDHAASDDESVELDRLCRMLHAINFFRQPEAEQADLYLNVHDRLLSAVSSNHGHAFQRILDALGLPIERIVLQLPTVTANQSWLLNYVADNYRRNGFRLAINVNSVNEAIGLLERLHPHSFKLDAGNLSDETAAANFVTLCHAAKIRVIFKRLDTPAALQALSRIAAATGLPIVAQGYLLDKPLSSLAVAHAAHPSALRSPVAA
- a CDS encoding ABC transporter substrate-binding protein, with the translated sequence MKHSLLKAALFSTMFAGLSGGAAHAAEQIKVGFLTTLSGPGGALGADIRDGFELAVRHAGGKLGGLPIALNIRDDQMSPDVGRQETERLLKRDKVDVMTGTVFSNVLLPVLPGILASDTVYLSANTGPADYAGAKCNKNFYVVSWQNEDLPAAMGKYVSEKGHKSVFLIGANYPGGRESLTGFKRYYKGKLADEVYVKMGQLDFSAELAQARASGADAVFFFLPGGMGGAFLKQMAGTGLNKTMAVYTPGFSGDQDTIKAVGPSMTGLLNASQWSSDLDNPANQRFVADFEKQYGRIPTMYAAQGYDAGMLLDGAVRDVKGKIEDKEAFRKALRAASFKSVRGAFKFNTNQYPIQSFYMRQVAVDARGRLSNKIVGTIMQDYSDPFAASCKMN
- a CDS encoding class II glutamine amidotransferase; the encoded protein is MCQLLAMNSSKPAALGFSFAGFTERGGRTGEHRDGWGIAFHSSEGCTLLTDHLAAIDSPLAQQLHEKPVKAKNIVAHIRKATHGRIAPENTHPFARELWGKTWSFAHNGELKPWHTPASAHYSTTGDTDSEQAFCHLLGALRARFPDGEPARGVLRAAITEIAGEIAANGSFNFILSDGDILFAHCSTHLHYVIREYPFSVAHLIDCERSIDFRQHNHLDDRIAVIATHPLTENEPWTAFAPGELKVFAGGALLHDTPPQRGVYIQISY